The Moorena producens PAL-8-15-08-1 genomic interval AAAATCAGTGGTAGCAGGTAACTGGCATCATTATGGGAATAATCCCTTGAATTCTCAGCTCGTCAAGCAACTGATACCGCAGTTGAGAGAATATATGGATTCCAGGTTGCCAGAGTATATGGTGCCATCGGGATATGTGGTGTTGCCGCAACTACCACTGACACCGAATGGTAAGGTAGACCGTAAAGCATTGCCTGTACCAGATGTTTTCAGTAGTGTGTCAACGGAGTATGTAGCTCCTGAGACGGAGACACAAAAGGTATTAGCAGAGATTTGGAAAGAACTGTTGGCCATAGAACAGATAGGTATACACGATAACTTCTTTGAAGTAGGAGGAGATTCAATTATTAGTATTCAAATAGTTGCCCGTGCCCAAAAAGTAGGTATTCAACTGACAACAAAACAGCTATTCCAAAATCAAACTATTGCCGAACAAGCAGGAGTGGCAGGAGCAATAGCCAGCGTGCAACATCAACAAGGTTTAGTGACAGGGGAAGTACCGTTGACTCCAATTCAGCATTGGTTTTTTGAACAAAATTTCCAACAGATGCACCATTTCAATCAATCTATGCTGTTATCAGTGTCACCCCAGATCAAACCAGATTTGCTATCAAAAGTAGTAGAAAAAATACTAGAACATCATGATGTCCTACGTTTGCGGTATCAGAAAACAAGTAATTCTTGGCAGCAAATAAATTCTGGTCTCTCAGAAAGTGTACCATTCCAAGTGGTAGATTTATCAAAATTCTCAGAAACTGAGCAATTAACACTCTTAGAGCAGACAGCAACAGCACAACAGGCCAGCTTAAACCTAACTGATGGTCCCATAATGCGAGTCGTGCTATTTAACTTTGGCAACCAAACTGAGCCACGTTTACTGATAATCATTCATCACCTAGCAGTCGATGGTGTTTCCTGGCGTATATTGCTAGAAGACCTATTTGAAGCATACGAACAATTATCTAGGGGAGAAACCATAAAACTGCCAGAAAAAACTACAGCTTTTCAAGACTGGGCAGTTCGTTTAGTAGAATATGGGCAATCTCAAAAGTTGCAGTCAGAACTGGAATATTGGTTAAATCAACCCTGGTCAGGGATAGTTTCCTTACCAATAGATTATCTAGAGGGAAAAGGCAACAACACTGTGGGCAATGCTGTCAATGTGACTCAGACATTGAGTCAAGAGAAGACAATAGCTTTACTAAAGGAAGTACCATCTGCTTACAATACTCAAATCAATGATGTATTACTCACAGCCCTAGTCCAGAGTTTAGCAGAGTGGGTGGGAACAGAAACAGTGCTAATAGACTTAGAGGGGCATGGACGAGAAGAATTATTTCCAGATGTAGATTTATCCCGCACAGTGGGGTGGTTTACCAGTATGTTCCCAGTACAGCTAAAACTGTCATCAGAAGAGATGGGGGAGGCGCTCAAGTCTGTGAAAGAACAGTTGAGGAACATTCCCGAACGTGGCATTGGCTACGGTATTCTGCGCTATTTGAATCAGGATGAACAAATCTGCACTCAACTAGCAGCATTGCCACAGGCAGAAATCAGTTTTAACTACCTAGGTCAGTTTAAGAGCAGTCAATCTCAACAAATGAGTATGCGAGGAGCCTGGGAGTCGGGTGGAGCTAATCAAAGTCCTCAAATAAACCGTGCCCATCTGTTGGATATTAATGCCTTGATTGTAGAAAGTCAACTACAAATTACCTGGACTTACAATAGTCGTATTCACGATCCTTTAACCATTGAAAGTCTAGCAGAAAAATACATAAATGCTTTGCAAAATTTGATTGCTCACTGTCAGTTACCGGAGGCTCAAGGCTTTACTCCTTCAGACTTTCCTGCGGTTGATTTGAATCAGAAAGAGCTTGATGATCTAATTGCAGAAATTAACTAACAATTATTTATTAGCAATGGTAGTATCACAAAAATCTCAAAAAAACAAAAATATTGAGTCGCTCTATCCCCTTTCTCCTATGCAAGAAGGGATCTTATTTCACACCCTTTACGACTCTAACTCTAGTGTTTACTTCGAGCAGATTTTACTAACACTCTCTGGTCAAGTCAATCAAGAGAGTTTAAAACAGTCATGGCAACAAGTGGTGCAACGACATGGAGTTTTACGTACCATGTTTGTTTGGGAGGGTCGTAAACAACCTTTACAAGTGGTGAGAAAACAGGTAGATTTACCTTGGAGCTATTTAGATTGGCAAGAGCTGTCCTTAAAAGAGCAACAGCAAAAACTAGAAGCATTTGTGAGGGAAAACAGGGAGAAAGGTTTTCAACTGAATCAAGCACCTCTGATGCGATGTACATTGATTAGGCTAGGGAATCAAACTTATAAATTGATTTGGAGTTTCCACCATATCCTTATGGATGGTTGGTGCTTGCCTATAATTATTAAAGAACTTCTGAGTTACTACGAATTTTGCAATCAAGGTAACAGAGGCAATCTACCGCCTGTACGTCCGTACCAAGATTATATTCTCTGGCTACAGCAGCAAAATCAAGCAGAGGCAGAAGAATTTTGGCGACAAAGTTTGGAAGGCTTTACGGCTCCCACTCCTTTAGTAGTAGAGAGAACACAACAAAAGGGAGTGCAAAATTCCTCTTCTTATCAAGAACAACAAATTACTTTAGGACAGACAACAACTAAAGCTCTCCGATCCCTAGTTATGGATCACCGTCTGACTATGGCTACTCTAGTGCAAGCAGCTTGGGCTTTGCTACTAAGTCGCTATAGTGGCAAATCAGAGGTACTCTTTGGGGTGACGGTATCTGGTCGTCCTGGTGATTTGTTGGGAGTAGAAAAGATGGTGGGGCTATTTATTAATACCTTACCATTACGAGTACAAGCTCACTCACAAGCCCAGTTAATTCCTTGGCTCCAGCAGTTAAACCAAAAACAGTTACAATTACAGGGATATTCTTATAGCCCCCTAGTTGAGATTCAACGGCTAAGTAAAATACCAACAGGAGTAGCTTTATTTCAAAGCATTTTAGCCTTTGAGAACTATCCCATAGATAGCTCTTGGCAGGAGTGGAGCAGCAATCTAAAGATCGCAGACATGGATAGCTTTAGTCAAACTAACTATCCCCTAACTGTAACCGCAGCATTAATAAATGAGACTTTAGGAGTCAAGATTAGCTATGATACCAGTCGTTTTGAAGCGGATACTATTACTAGGATGTTGGGACATCTACAAACTTTGCTAGAAGCCATGGTGGCAAACCCAAATATTGAGTTAGGGCAACTACCATTAATGAAAGAAGCAGAGCTAGACCAAATACTGGTGGAGTGGAACAACACGAAAACAGATTACCCAGATGACAAATGTATCCATCAGTTATTTGAGGAGCAGGTAGAGAAAACCCCGGATGCAGTAGCAGTAGTATTTGAAGACGAAAAGCTGACCTATGCTCAATTAAATAGCAAAGCTAATCAACTAGCCCATTATTTGCAAAGTCTGGGAGTCAAACCAGAAACCCTAGTGGGAATATGTGTAGAGCGTTCAGTCGAGATGGTGGTAAGTTTACTATCGATACTTAAGGCGGGAGGAGCTTATGTGCCATTAGACCCTAACTATCCGCCATCCCGTCTCAATTACATGGTGGAAGATGCTCGACTACCCATCATCTTGACTCAAGAAAAATGGAAACATGATTTACCTCAAACAACAGCTCAAGTAATATGTCTGGAGGCAGAGATACCAAAGACAGCAACTTCACAAAACCTCAAAGTATCAATAACATCAGAGCATCAGGCATACATGATGTATACCTCTGGCTCGACAGGTCTACCCAAGGGAGTGAACATCAGACATCAAGGAGTAGTACGACTGGTAAAAAATACCAACTATATTAAGCTCACAGAAGAAGAGATATTCCTACAATTAGCACCCATATCCTTTGATGCAGCCACATTTGAAATTTGGGGCAGTCTGCTCAATGGAGGAACTCTAGTTGTAATGCCACCCCATAAACCCTCCCTAGGAGAAATAGGAACAGCAATCAGGGAAAACCAAGTCACAACCCTATGGTTGAGTGCAGGATTATTCCAATTGATGGTAGAAGAGCAACTAGAAAACTTAAAACCAGTAAAGCAACTATTAGCAGGAGGAGACGTATTATCTGTCACCCATGTACAGAAAGTAGTAGAAAAACTGCCTGGATGTCAACTAATCAACGGTTACGGACCAACAGAAAACACCACATTCACCTGCTGTTTCCCAGTCAAAGCGGATAGTAATCTAGAAAAATCAGTCCCCATAGGCAAGCCAATATCCAACACCCAAGTATACATCCTGGACTCAAATTTACAACCAGTCCCCATAGGAGTGCCTGGAGAACTTCATATTGGAGGAGATGGTTTAGCAATAGGGTATCACAACCGCCCCGAACTGACATCCGAGAAATTTATTCCCAACCCTTTTGACTTGTCAAAAGTCAACCCCCCCCTTACCTCCCTCCTTGAGGGAAGTCAAAAGTCAAAATTATATAAGACGGGGGATTTGGCTCGGTACTTAGGGGATGGCAACATCGAATTCTTGGGTAGAATAGACCAGCAAGTAAAAATCAGGGGATATCGTATCGAAACAGGAGAAATAGAAGCAGTTCTCAATTCATATCCCACAGTTAAAGAAACGGTAGTAGTAGCTAGGGAAGACAACCCAGGAGAAAAACGTTTAGTCGCATACATAGTCAGCGAAGACAACTCCCTCAGCACCAGTGATTTACGTCATTTTTTGCAACAGAAATTGCCAGACTACATGGTCCCATCGGCCTTTGTCATTTTAGAAGCTTTACCTTTAACTCCTAATGGCAAGGTTGATCGCAAAGCTTTACCAGCACCAGAAGTAAAGTGGGAAAGAAATTTTCTCCTACCTCGCAATCCTGTAGAACGTCAACTTGCTCAAATATGGTCAGAAGTTCTGAATGTCTATCCCATCAGTATTCAAGACAACTTCTTTGACCTGGGCGGTCATTCCCTGATCGCTGTCCGTCTCATGTCTCAGATTGAGAAACAGTTTGGTAAAAATCTCCCCCTAGCTACTATCTTCAAAGGTCAGACAATTGAACAACTTGCAAGTATTCTTCAGGAGTCAACAGATTCTATTTCTTGGTCTGCACTCGTTCCCATTCAACCTAATGGTAATAAGCGACCTTTCTTCTTAGTACCTGGAGGTGGGGGCAATGTTGTTTATTATTCTTACTTAGCTCGCTACTTAAGTTCAGACCAGCCCTTCTATGGTTTGCAAGCTATTGGTCTTGATGGAGAATCAGAGCCTTATACGCAAGTTGAGGACATAGCTGCTCATAATATCCAAGAAATACAATCAGTTCAGCCTCAGGGACCCTATCTACTGGGTGGTCATTCTTTTGGTGGAAAGGTCGCTTTTGAAATGGCTCTACAATTACAAAAACAGGGACAGGAAATTGCTTTACTCGCAATCCTAGATACTACTGCACCAGAGCCTGGAAATAAGATAACAAGTCTCGGCTGGAATGATGCTATGTGGATATTACATATCGGGAAGTTTCTAGGATATCTATTTGGAAAAGAGCTAGAACTATCCTACGAAGCACTTGAACAACTAACTCCAGACGATCAATTAAACTACCTATTCAAAAAGTTGCAACAAATAAATTTTTACCCACCCGGGGCAGGGATTAAGCAACTTCGTGGTTTCGTCCGAGTTTTTAAGGCAAATAACCTCTCTTCTTATTTTCCAGAGGAAGTTTACCCTACTCCCATTACTTTATTTCGGGCTATTAACCCACACTCAGAAAAGGTTATGAAAAAAGAGCTAACTGAATATCTTAGTCCTCAAAAAATGAGTCTTCCAGACTGGGGTTGGAATCAATTTTCTAATGGATCGGTGGAGATTTGTGAAGTTCCAGGTGACCATATCTCGATGATAGCAGAACCTCATGTTCAGGTTTTAGCTCAAAAACTGATGGCCTGCATTGAACAAGCACAAGTGAAAGGCAAATAATCAGGACTTACGCAAGGGCACTATATAGGGTGGATCCTGGGGGCAGGGCTGTTCCATTCTAACAAAACCCAAAGCCTAGACCCTTAGTGGTGCAGAGGGCGTTGCTTAATAATGGAGCGATGCAGCGCGGTCTTGGGGGTTTCCCCCATGAGCGACTGCATCAAGACAATGATTTTAAGAGTAGGTGCGCGCCTTAAGCGGGCGAGTAAATCGCCCTTGGGTCGCACCTGTAGAATAGGCATCTTGCCTGTTCAAGATCTATTGGGGCAGGCAGGAACCAACTCTACTTCTATTGAATGAAAGACTGACGCAACGCTGTTGATCGCCTTACCATTTCAAAAATGCTGCCTCAACCCCTTGTTCTCGCCGAATCTTACTATCCTTCTCAAACCAATCGATGATCTGCTGATGGGTCAACTCTTCCATGGGCACCCCAGTATCTTGTGAAATATGCTTCAACAGTCTGAGGGAGGAAATCGTTAAACGAGTTAAGAATTTCTCTGGGGAAGAGAGCAATGCTTGGTCTACATCAGCGGATTCTTCCGGAGTTAAGAATTGGATTGAGGATTGCTGGGAATCAGCCATAAGGGTTTTCAAGGATTACTATAGCAATTCTATGACTTGTGAGGTACAAATTTCTGGTTTTTAGGGACTTCGGAGCAGGGAGCAGGGAGCAGGTAAGAGGGAAAAGGGAAGAGGAACCCACCCCTAACCCCTCCCAGGAGGGGAAGTGAGGGAAGAGGTAAAAAATAATGTGTACCTCATGAGTCCTAGAAACGCTATATATAATTTGTAAGCTGATAGCTTACAGCCTTAGTTATTGGCATGTTAGTTATTTGCTGGCCCTTTGATTAAATAGCCGCACTGATGCTCTCCATTATTTAGCCAGTGAGTACGCTCCACTGTACAATCTGGCAATACGGCGGCAAACATTTCCAATTCATGACCACACACACTGGGATAAGATTCGGCAACGTTGGAAATAGCACAATTGTATTCAGTTAAAATATACTGCTCCCTAACGCCATTATTTAAATTACCTGATTCTGGGGTGTGCCACTCTGCCATATAACCTTCTAGTCTACGCAGTTCTACTAACTTGGCTACTCGCTCTCGCACTGTACCATTCCCGATACACTCCCGGTATTCTTGAGCTTTACGTTGCCATTGCTTTTGTAGAATCGTGCTAGTCTGTTCACGACCCAAGGTTTCTGTCATGGTATCGAGCAGGGAAACGGAAAACTCTCCGTAATGATGGGGAAAGCGATCGCGTCCTTTGTGAGACAGGTGATAAATATGTTGAGGACGCCCCATACCAATTTGAACAGCTTTGTACTCAATTAGCCCTTCTGCCTCCAATTCTTTGAGATGACGTCGAATAGCTTGGGGGCTAACCCCTATGGCTGTGGCTAACTCCTGGGCTCTTGCTCGATCCTGTTTGAGGAGATATTGTAGGATGTCTCGCTTGGTGGAAGTTTGCTGAGTAGGCATCATGGGCTTCGGAGTTGGGAATGGGGTAACAGGGGAAGGGCACTCAGGCTTGCCTTTGGTGCT includes:
- a CDS encoding non-ribosomal peptide synthetase; this encodes MVVSQKSQKNKNIESLYPLSPMQEGILFHTLYDSNSSVYFEQILLTLSGQVNQESLKQSWQQVVQRHGVLRTMFVWEGRKQPLQVVRKQVDLPWSYLDWQELSLKEQQQKLEAFVRENREKGFQLNQAPLMRCTLIRLGNQTYKLIWSFHHILMDGWCLPIIIKELLSYYEFCNQGNRGNLPPVRPYQDYILWLQQQNQAEAEEFWRQSLEGFTAPTPLVVERTQQKGVQNSSSYQEQQITLGQTTTKALRSLVMDHRLTMATLVQAAWALLLSRYSGKSEVLFGVTVSGRPGDLLGVEKMVGLFINTLPLRVQAHSQAQLIPWLQQLNQKQLQLQGYSYSPLVEIQRLSKIPTGVALFQSILAFENYPIDSSWQEWSSNLKIADMDSFSQTNYPLTVTAALINETLGVKISYDTSRFEADTITRMLGHLQTLLEAMVANPNIELGQLPLMKEAELDQILVEWNNTKTDYPDDKCIHQLFEEQVEKTPDAVAVVFEDEKLTYAQLNSKANQLAHYLQSLGVKPETLVGICVERSVEMVVSLLSILKAGGAYVPLDPNYPPSRLNYMVEDARLPIILTQEKWKHDLPQTTAQVICLEAEIPKTATSQNLKVSITSEHQAYMMYTSGSTGLPKGVNIRHQGVVRLVKNTNYIKLTEEEIFLQLAPISFDAATFEIWGSLLNGGTLVVMPPHKPSLGEIGTAIRENQVTTLWLSAGLFQLMVEEQLENLKPVKQLLAGGDVLSVTHVQKVVEKLPGCQLINGYGPTENTTFTCCFPVKADSNLEKSVPIGKPISNTQVYILDSNLQPVPIGVPGELHIGGDGLAIGYHNRPELTSEKFIPNPFDLSKVNPPLTSLLEGSQKSKLYKTGDLARYLGDGNIEFLGRIDQQVKIRGYRIETGEIEAVLNSYPTVKETVVVAREDNPGEKRLVAYIVSEDNSLSTSDLRHFLQQKLPDYMVPSAFVILEALPLTPNGKVDRKALPAPEVKWERNFLLPRNPVERQLAQIWSEVLNVYPISIQDNFFDLGGHSLIAVRLMSQIEKQFGKNLPLATIFKGQTIEQLASILQESTDSISWSALVPIQPNGNKRPFFLVPGGGGNVVYYSYLARYLSSDQPFYGLQAIGLDGESEPYTQVEDIAAHNIQEIQSVQPQGPYLLGGHSFGGKVAFEMALQLQKQGQEIALLAILDTTAPEPGNKITSLGWNDAMWILHIGKFLGYLFGKELELSYEALEQLTPDDQLNYLFKKLQQINFYPPGAGIKQLRGFVRVFKANNLSSYFPEEVYPTPITLFRAINPHSEKVMKKELTEYLSPQKMSLPDWGWNQFSNGSVEICEVPGDHISMIAEPHVQVLAQKLMACIEQAQVKGK
- the sufR gene encoding iron-sulfur cluster biosynthesis transcriptional regulator SufR, yielding MMPTQQTSTKRDILQYLLKQDRARAQELATAIGVSPQAIRRHLKELEAEGLIEYKAVQIGMGRPQHIYHLSHKGRDRFPHHYGEFSVSLLDTMTETLGREQTSTILQKQWQRKAQEYRECIGNGTVRERVAKLVELRRLEGYMAEWHTPESGNLNNGVREQYILTEYNCAISNVAESYPSVCGHELEMFAAVLPDCTVERTHWLNNGEHQCGYLIKGPANN